The proteins below come from a single Candidatus Poribacteria bacterium genomic window:
- a CDS encoding type II toxin-antitoxin system HigB family toxin — translation MRIISRRTLREFWAKHANAEQSLQAWYANVKHADWKTPSDVKATYRNASFVENNRVVFNIKGNSYRLVAAINYQYGIVYIRFVGTHQAYDTINVATV, via the coding sequence ATAAGAATTATATCGCGCAGAACCTTGAGAGAATTTTGGGCGAAGCATGCTAATGCCGAACAGTCTCTCCAAGCGTGGTATGCCAATGTAAAACACGCCGATTGGAAAACGCCATCTGATGTAAAAGCTACTTATCGAAATGCTAGTTTTGTTGAAAACAACCGCGTGGTCTTCAACATCAAGGGCAATTCCTACCGTTTGGTAGCAGCAATTAATTATCAATACGGCATTGTTTACATCCGATTTGTCGGAACACACCAAGCCTATGATACAATTAACGTTGCTACAGTCTAA
- a CDS encoding helix-turn-helix domain-containing protein, giving the protein MAMEIKPIKTEADYETALKDIERLWGSSYGSPEGDKLDVLVTLVEAYEEEHYPIPPPDPIEAIRHYMENQGLSERDLEPYLGSRPYVSEVLNRQRSLSLDMIRKLHNGLGIPADILVQSYVLRTAL; this is encoded by the coding sequence ATAGCTATGGAGATTAAACCAATCAAAACCGAAGCGGACTATGAAACTGCCCTGAAGGATATAGAACGGCTCTGGGGTTCAAGCTACGGTTCACCGGAGGGAGATAAACTTGATGTGCTTGTCACACTGGTGGAGGCTTATGAAGAGGAACATTATCCTATTCCACCTCCAGATCCGATTGAGGCTATCCGTCACTACATGGAGAATCAAGGGTTATCTGAACGCGACCTTGAACCCTATCTTGGTTCGCGTCCCTATGTGTCAGAAGTTCTGAATCGGCAACGCAGCTTGTCTCTAGACATGATCCGGAAATTGCACAATGGCCTTGGAATTCCAGCGGATATTTTGGTTCAGTCTTATGTATTACGAACTGCTTTATGA